Proteins found in one Plasmodium knowlesi strain H genome assembly, chromosome: 12 genomic segment:
- a CDS encoding MA3 domain-containing protein, putative yields MLSNKRKSKKLNLLKDQMFLTKKYVDMNDPIYDSEIEDENCFYTVVNAEEIEYSQKVSELKTRMFEDMNILSFEDFEKKCDTLIDNFFGSYNFEKFIEDLKELNVKMYNDFLVLQLIKKSFDKEDECQINVSCLLNVLNITKLINPEQVHRAFEKVLLSLDDIKLDCPSCYEIFLKYIRFSTLDNVIDKNYILKLPTGFFDSLELDSWDEQELALQNSKESEHAVDKADFPNATVSTNGTVSTDGTVSTNGTISTDGAPATDGDATTKLDENHMYAQNLENVEEKKKLKDEMWKDTMLWVLDLNMKQIQKEKKEFKQKARDFLVDFFNDGDTNEVIEFLNNTNPLFHYEFIRISIIESFSKNNMCRKYISYLLDNLCETYYFKNDIIIAFIRIIGYIDDYEIDFPKAKEMVCKFLLRCIYDDVLYPAFLSDIYKLHIGGMTGMMICNKTQHRIHNKKKLNLNNINYIWDEDDTYEKMKLKRKINNTLLEYFYSYIDEQEFYLHIDEFLPRYHDLCNYVVKKIFVLNVDINNDLNLSFKLVDYLMNRNFITEKNVEGGVIEVMNSIKDIMLDIPKYPEEFLKILNYLHEKKYISQGMFDSASEEIAAFKN; encoded by the coding sequence ATGTTGTCCAACAAGCGAAAGAGCAAGAAGCTGAACCTGCTGAAGGATCAGATGTTCCTGACGAAAAAGTACGTTGACATGAACGACCCCATATACGACAGCGAAATagaagatgaaaactgcTTCTACACGGTAGTGAACGCGGAGGAAATAGAATACTCACAGAAGGTGTCTGAGCTGAAAACCAGAATGTTCGAGGATATGAATATTTTGTCTTTTGAagatttcgaaaaaaaatgcgacaCTCTGATTGACAACTTCTTTGGAAGctacaattttgaaaagttTATCGAAGActtaaaagaattaaatgtgaaaatgTATAACGACTTTTTAGTTTTGCAGTTGATTAAAAAATCTTTTGATAAGGAAGATGAGTGCCAAATCAATGTGTCCTGTTTGTTAAATGTATTAAACATCACCAAGTTGATTAATCCAGAACAAGTACATAGAGCTTTTGAAAAAGTTTTGCTAAGCTTGGACGACATTAAGCTCGACTGCCCCTCGTGTTACGAAATTTTTCTAAAGTACATTAGGTTTAGCACACTGGACAATGTAATTGATAAAAATTACATTCTGAAATTACCCACTGGCTTTTTTGATTCGTTGGAACTGGATAGTTGGGATGAACAGGAATTGGCTTTGCAGAACTCGAAGGAGAGTGAACACGCAGTTGATAAGGCAGACTTTCCCAATGCCACCGTATCGACAAATGGCACCGTATCGACAGATGGCACCGTATCAACAAATGGCACCATATCGACAGATGGAGCGCCGGCTACAGACGGAGATGCGACCACCAAGCTGGATGAGAACCACATGTACGCGCAAAACCtcgaaaatgtagaagagaaaaagaagctgAAGGACGAAATGTGGAAAGACACCATGCTCTGGGTGCTGGACCTAAACATGAAGCAAAttcagaaagaaaaaaaagaattcaagCAAAAAGCAAGGGATTTTCTAGTAGACTTCTTCAACGATGGAGATACAAATGAGGTCATTGAATTTTTGAACAACACAAATCCATTGTTTCATTATGAGTTCATAAGAATAAGTATCATAGAGTCCtttagtaaaaataatatgtgCCGAAAATACATCTCTTACTTACTGGACAACTTATGCGAAACAtactattttaaaaatgacatTATTATAGCTTTCATAAGAATTATAGGGTATATTGACGACTATGAAATTGACTTCCCCAAAGCAAAGGAAATGGTGTGTAAATTTCTCCTcagatgtatatatgatgATGTACTTTATCCAGCCTTTTTAAGCGATATATACAAACTACACATTGGTGGTATGACTGGCATGATGATTTGCAATAAAACGCAACATAGAattcataataaaaaaaaattgaacttAAATAATATTAACTACATTTGGGATGAAGATGATacatatgaaaaaatgaaattaaaaaggaaaattaacaACACCTTATTGGAGTACTTTTATTCCTACATAGATGAGCaagaattttatttacacATTGATGAATTTCTGCCGCGCTATCATGATTTATGCAATTATGTTGTTAAGAAGATCTTCGTATTGAACGTGGATATTAACAATGATTTGAATTTGTCGTTCAAATTGGTTGATTATTTGATGAACAGGAATTTTATAACTGAAAAGAATGTTGAGGGAGGTGTCATAGAGGTAATGAACTCGATTAAGGATATTATGCTGGATATTCCAAAGTACCCAGAAGAATttcttaaaattttgaattaCCTTCATGAGAAGAAATACATTTCGCAAGGCATGTTTGACAGTGCCTCCGAGGAAATCGCAGCGTTTAAGAATTAG
- a CDS encoding thioredoxin 1, putative, translated as MVKIVGSQADFEAILSQNELVIVDFFAEWCGPCKRIAPFYEECSKKYTKMVFIKVDVDEVSEVTEKENITSMPTFKVYKNGSVVDTLLGANDTALKQLIEKYAA; from the exons atggtgaaaattgTTGGAAGTCAAGCGG ATTTTGAAGCAATCCTTTCTCAGAACGAGTTAGTTATCGTTGACTTTTTTGCTGAATGGTGTGGACCCTGCAAAAGAATAGCACCATTTTATGAGGAATGCTCCAAGAAGTACACCAAGATGGTGTTTATAAAAGTCGATGTGGATGAAGTGTCCGAAGtaacggaaaaggaaaacataacTTCCATGCCAACCTTTAAGGtgtacaaaaatggaagtgTGGTGGACACATTACTAGGGGCCAACGATACGGCACTCAAACAGCTCATTGAGAAGTACGCCGCTTAA